From Phocoena sinus isolate mPhoSin1 chromosome 16, mPhoSin1.pri, whole genome shotgun sequence:
gtgtgtgtgtggcaaagTCACTGGAATTCCTGCCTGATCCACTGCAGAAAATGTTCACATCTTGGATTTCATGGGAATTTTCTGTTTCCAAGGGAGGTCAAGTAGTCAttcttactcccattttacagatgtggaaactgaggtgaGAGTGGTTAAGTCAtcagtccaaggtcacacagctagctgaTGGCCAAGTCTGGACTGgaccccaggtctcctgactccctgTGTGGCGCTCCATGTGCTCCTGCAGCCTCGCCGGTCTTCCCTGTGTGCCGCCAACCCCAACGCTGGTGCGGGCCCACCACTGCCACCTCCAGGGAGGCTGACCTGGGCCTGGctccctgtccctctctccctccagatCGAGCGGCAGCTCTTTGAGGAGACTGTGAAGACCCTCAACAGCTTCTACGCAGAGGCGGAGAAGATTGGGGGCAGCTCTTACCTCGAGGGCTGCCTGGCCTGTGCCACGGCCTACTTCATCTTCCTCTGCATGGAGACCCACTATGAGAAGGTGGTTCCTTCCCCCACAGCCCCGCATCCCTTCCCCCAGGGCTCCTGTGCTCCACCCTCATCCTCAACCGGTCCCTGTCCTTGCAGGTCCTCAAGAAGATCTCCCGATACATCCAGGAGCAAAACGAGAAGGTCTTTGCCCCCCGAGGTCTCCTGCTCACAGACCCCGTGGAGCGTGGGATGAGGGTTGTATCCTTTCCGGCTGTTCCGTGTGAGGGCGCAGAGCTGCCGGCCAGTGGGCCCCtggtgaggctgctgggagatggGACCACCTTCGGGGCCTCTGTTCAGGGAGTTCCCAGGGTTCCCCACACCCCTGGTCATTggcccctgcctccaccccaagTTAGTGCTGTTTGTGCATTTTAGGCTTCGcttttattgagctgcatttaATCAGTGCTTAATATATGCCAGATATCATAGTAAGTGCTGTGAAAATATGAGTCCATGTACTTCTCATAAGACCCCTATAAAGTGGCTAACTCTTCTTATTGCCTTTGTAGCTGACCCTGGCTCAGGGCCGCCCAGCTGGTGGCCGCCAGAGCCAGGATCTGAGCTCAGGCCCACTCGTCAATGCTCTCGCATGTAACCCTCACTGAAGCCCGTTCAATGAGCAGGTCCTGTTGTTgccctttcacagatgagaaaagtgaggtctCGGTGGGAGGCTGGCGTTCCAGAGGGTTATAGGTCTGCTCACTCCACCTGGTCAAGGTGTACATACATCCTGCCCCCCAGTCAGCAGCAGAGGgtagaattgtttaaaaataacttttactgGAAAACTGACaggaaaagagtaaagaaaatgcaaatcccaGAATCTCATGCTTACAAAGCCCAGGGACAGCCTCTTCTCGTCTTTGCGactttactatgtgccaggcattgtgcattacatgttttatttcatttaatccttgcagtaACCCCAAgattctattattatccccattttacagatgagatgggtgagctgagatctgaactcAGGACACCCAAGTCCTCACACTTCCTGTGCAGTACCACCCCCTCTTGGGCACATCCCCAGCCTGGGACACGGCGATTAGACgcactagaatgcaagctcctGGTCTTGGCTGTGGGCAGGAGCATCCGAGCTGAGTGAGCGCAGGTGCGAGGAGGGGCTCGGGTCTGGCTCCCCGGGCCTCTGAGTCCTTCCTGTCTGGGAACCAGCACCAGCTCTGCCTCCCGCTTCCCTGCTGGCCTCTATCAGCCAGTTCCTGTCCGCTTGCATCCCTCCTTAACGCCGCCCCAGATCGAGATCTCCATCTACGAGGACCGGTGCAGCAGTGGCAGCTCCAGCAGTGGCAGTAGcagtggcagcggcagcagcagcggcggGGCGGGTGGCCGGTGACTGGCCGAGAGTCCCTGCAGGGAGGTGTACGACTGGACTGAGGGCCCTGCAGACCTGCGGCGGCTACGCTACCAGAGCACCCGCTTCTGAGTCGTTCTCTGGGCCCACCCTGCtgcccagggcaggagggagggtgaCCCGCCCAGTGTTGCCTGCGGGCCATCAACGGCGCCCCCTGCCCCTCGCCCCCTGGCAGGACGGTCCACTTCCTGACCTGGCTCTTACCCTACGGGGCTGGTCTGGGTCACACAGAGGCAGGTTTTCcagggggaggctggggtgaggACAACACAATTTGGACAGCCCCTCTCTTCTGCAGCTCCCCTCCCAACACCCCAGAAGAGGATCCAGGTCTGTCGCGTAGAGAATTCCCATCCTGCACGATTCCTCACCCCAAATCCCGCATCCACCAGGACTCCCTCCATCAGGGCCCTGCTCCCCATGGCCGTCTCCCAGTGTCCGCTCTTTCTGATGCCACCACGGGGCCTCTGCCTGTCTGTGACCCTGCCTCCACCGGATTCAAGGTCTGGGGAGACAGGAGTGGTCAGCCTATGGGCGCTGCAGTGGGGAGCTCTTCAGCCCCCTCCTGACCTCTTCTAGACTCATGGTGTCCCTGTCCTCCACCCAGAGCCTGGAGGTCATCTTAGCCTTGCCAAGAAGCGTCCAAGTCCTGCGACTTCGCAGGCCACCAGGTGCAGGTGGTGGGGCACATGGCCTGGGGCTCTGGGAGGTTATATGGGGGTCTAGAGAAATGCCTCATGGAGAGATGTAGCCTTGGGGGGTTTAACCGCCAGAACTGGAGCCAACTTCCTGAGATTAGAACCTGCACGTGTGTGagaatgagtgtgtgtgcacgcagGCACATGTGTAAGTGCACATATGTGAGTGCACTATGCATGATGCACCTGTGTGCACTGTGTGTGAGGGCAGGTGTGTGCATGAGTGCATGGTGAGTGCacttgtgtgagtgtgtgtacacatgcgtgtgtgcatgtatgtgagtGCACTTGTACGTTCCCCTTGGCTGCTGGGCCAATGACCCCCTCTGCATCCTGTCTTATCTTCGTGCACCACGGTCTGGCTGCTTCTCTGTGTGGGTCCAGCCTGTCCCCCTGTAAATAAATGTCCCTTGCCCCTTGCCTGGGCTGCCAGGTGGCTCTTCTTCCTGGCCTCTCCCCTACCTGCAAGGTTCTCCCCACCTTCTGACTGTACTGTGTACATTCTGACAAAAAAGAAGTTGGGGTTCTAGAAGAACAGAGCCAACCTTCCAGGGCCTTCCGTGCCCCCCTCTCAGTCCCTCATGACAAGGCAACGGGGCCATGGACACTGCATATTCAGCCCGCCCAGGCTCTGGGGCTCCCTAAGGCTGTGTAAGTGAGGCTTCTTTGGAAGGTCAAAGGAGCTGCTAACCCGCAGGGGAAGAGGCAGATTCCTTTCTTGAAAGGAAAGAGGGGTGTCCAGCCAATGAGGCCCTGGCTGCCGACACCCAGCAGCCCCATCCTGGTGCCTGAAGATGGACAGAAGGAGACTGCCTGCCTCAGCTGGCAGGAGGTGCTAGAGTGGATATGAAAGACCAGCTAGCCAGGTAGCTCTCTGGAACCAAAGAGGGGTCTGGTTTTCTTTTGGATGCAGGAGCAGCGTGTAGGAAAGTTCCAGAGAGCTGGAGAGGGCAGCCCAGCCCCTGAACCTAAGTGGGTGCCGGTCCAAGGATGCCCCGGGTGAGCTTGCAGCCCACTGGGCTCCAGCACAGCCCCTACCCCTATACCCACCCTGGCCCACCGTATGGCTGGGGCTGACCTGTGCGTCTCCTGTGGGAGGGCTGGGCGTAGGCGATGTGGTGgccttttgctttattatttctttttccaataaAAGGCCTTGCCTAGCTTGAGGCTCTGTGCTGCTTCTCTCCCCCACGGTGGTGGGAGGCCAGATCTGTGCCCCAGGACCACGGCGAGGAGGCAGGGCTGAGTGTGCTCCTGAAGAGGCGGTGCCCTGACACGGGCAGGACGGTCCCTGTCTTCTTGGAGCTTGCAGTCTAGTGGGAGGCAGACACTCTGCATCCCTAATCTGGAGGCTTTATGAGGCCCTGGGATCCTTACGTGGGGGGAACAGGTTAGACTGAAAGCCAGGTCAAAATCAagtcacggggcttccctggtggtgcagtggttgagagtccgcctgcccatgcaggggacacgggttcgtgccccggtcagggaggatcccacatgccgcggagcggctgggcccgtgagccatggccgctgagcctgcgcgtccggagcctgtgctccgcaatgggagaggccacgacggtgagaggcccgtgtaccgccaaaaaaaaaaaaaaaatcaagtcatgGATTAATTAGATAAATACCCATTTCTTGAGCTCATATCTGTTCGGGGTTGGATCACACAGGTCACTCGGTTCTAAAGAAAAGTATGTGGGTGTTGGAACCTAGTAGAGTTGTGTCttagcccaggctccggacgtgcaggctcagcggccacggctcacgggcccagccgctccgcggcacgtgggatcctcccggaccggggcacgaacctgtgtccctgcatcggcaggcggactctcaaccactgcgccaccagggaagccctgtgtcttggcttttataaaaataaataacatttaatgagcacctactgtgtgccagatactttGCTAAAACCATGTGGCACAGATGTGGGAGGACATTTAAAGATCATCTAGGTGAGGCagaatggaggcccagagagggtgagttACTTGacctaggtcacacagctggttgaTGATAGTGCCAGGTTTAGAACCAAGGTTGTCTCCTGACCCAGTGCTCACTCTGACACTTTGGGGATGACACCCTAATGGAGGTTGCCCGAGGCTGTAGGATGGCCGGGGTCACACATTCAGGTCTGTGGGACAAGAGAGGATCCCACCAGACCATGGGAACAATGGCTCCACCTCTGGGTGGGGGTCTGGGGGGTGGCCCCTCTCTGAACAGGACCCTGCGTTTCTTCCCTGTTTGTACTTTCTGCTTCTAAGGGGCAGCTGGACTTGCTGACTCTGCTGAAATCTGGGGTGTGGGTGGGTTGTCACAATGGAGGCTGTTCTTTAACATGCAGGTAGGTTCATTTTGTCTGTCCTGTTTGCAacattattattagtagtaataataaacaaacaatagtagctaacatttatttagcactgactatgtgccaggcactaggctaAGACTCTACATAATTcatcattcaatcctcacaacgaCCCTCTGTGGTGTGGactattattcccactttacagatgaaaagactgaggctcacagaagttaagtaacttgcccaaaacTATACaactagaaagtggcagagcttggCTTTGAATCcagacagtctgactccaaaCTGTGGGGAAGACTATACCAGCTTCAGAGACCCTCTCAGCCATCCTAGGGTGAGGATTTGGCAGATAACCCACGGAAGGACTTGGAGGTGTGCCTCGGCTCCAAGGGAGGTCTGGTACCTTCAAGCCCAGGGCATCACGGGAGTGTGGGTGGTTGGGCTCCTCATGGGCGTGCGGGGCCCACAGGGGCAGCTTGGTGAAAGGCAGTGAGGGGAGAAGCCGGCTGAGGCGCGGCTTCTCTGCCTGGCTTTCCTCTGCTGGCTCAGCTATGGGGGAAGTGGCAGCCATATCCCTGCAACCTCCTTGCCAGCCAGAGACAGGCCCCATCAGGCCCCAGGAGCAGAGGAACCCTCAGGCAGCTCTGGGCTGCTGCTCCCCCATCACTGTCCCCTGACTCCGCTTTCTGGCTTCCTTTGGCCAaaggcaggggtgtgtgtgaaaACCAAAGGGTTTACAGAAGCTCATGGTGCCACCGAGTGGTGGCATCTTGCACTGCACCCCCAAATCAAAGCAGATCGGGCCAGAGCATCTCAGCGGCTGGGAAACTTCTCCGCGACCCCCAAACAAGCAGCTGCTCCCACCTGCAAGGACTTTTCTGGGACTTCCAGA
This genomic window contains:
- the GOLGA7B gene encoding golgin subfamily A member 7B; protein product: MATEVHNLQELRRSASLATKVFIQRDYSDGTICQFQTKFPPELDSRIERQLFEETVKTLNSFYAEAEKIGGSSYLEGCLACATAYFIFLCMETHYEKVLKKISRYIQEQNEKVFAPRGLLLTDPVERGMRVIEISIYEDRCSSGSSSSGSSSGSGSSSGGAGGR